The following are from one region of the Carassius gibelio isolate Cgi1373 ecotype wild population from Czech Republic chromosome A13, carGib1.2-hapl.c, whole genome shotgun sequence genome:
- the LOC128026723 gene encoding kelch-like protein 31, with the protein MAPKKNKAAKKNKADINEITILVEDSPTNKINGLNTLLESGNGFSCISTEVTDPVYAPNLLEGLGHMRQDSFLCDLTVATKSKSFDVHKVVMASCSEYIQNMLRKDPALKKIELSELSPVGLATVITYAYSGKLTLSLYTIGSTISAAMLLQIHSLVKMCSDFLMREISVENCMYVVNITDTYNLKETKEAAQKFMRENFIEFSEMEQFLKLTYEQISEFLTDDSLQLPSELTAFQIAIKWLDFDEKRLKYAPDLLSSIRFGTISPQDLVSHVQIVPRMMQDAECHRLLVDAMNYHLLPFQQNILQSRRTKVRGGQRVLLTVGGRPALTEKSLSKDILYRDDDSVWNKLTEMPAKSFNQCVAVLDGFLYVAGGEDQNDARNQAKHAVSNFIRYDPRFNTWIHLANMIQKRTHFSLNTFNGLLFAVGGRNSDGCQASVECYVPSSNQWQMKSPMEVPRCCHASTVIDGKILISGGYINNAYSRAVCSYDPSTDSWQDKNSLSTPRGWHCSVTVGDRAYVLGGSQLGGRGERVDVLPVECYNPHSGQWSYVAPLLTGVSTAGASTLNNKIYLLGGWNEIEKKYKKCIQVFNPDINEWTEDDELPEATVGISCCVVTIPTRKTRESRASSVSSAPISI; encoded by the exons ATGGCACCCAAAAAGAACAAGGCCGCTAAGAAGAACAAAGCTGACATAAATGAGATAACAATTCTGgtagaggacagtcccaccaaCAAAATCAATGGGCTCAACACTCTCCTGGAAAGCGGAAATGGTTTTAGTTGTATCTCAACCGAGGTCACTGACCCTGTCTATGCACCTAACCTCTTGGAGGGTCTTGGCCACATGAGGCAAGATAGTTTCCTCTGTGATCTGACTGTAGCAACCAAGTCCAAATCCTTTGACGTTCACAAGGTTGTGATGGCTTCCTGCAGTGAGTACATCCAAAACATGCTCAGGAAGGATCCAGCCCTCAAGAAGATTGAGCTCAGTGAGTTGTCCCCAGTTGGTCTGGCTACAGTCATCACTTATGCCTATTCTGGAAAACTGACCCTGTCTTTGTACACCATTGGTAGCACGATATCAGCAGCCATGCTGCTGCAGATCCATTCTCTGGTGAAGATGTGCAGTGACTTCTTGATGCGGGAGATCAGTGTGGAAAATTGCATGTATGTTGTCAACATTACTGACACATACAATCTGAAAGAGACGAAAGAGGCTGCGCAGAAGTTCATGCGGGAGAACTTCATCGAATTCTCAGAAATGGAACAGTTCCTAAAGCTCACCTATGAGCAGATCAGTGAATTTCTTACAGATGACTCGCTTCAGTTGCCCTCTGAGCTCACAGCTTTCCAGATCGCAATAAAGTGGTTAGACTTTGATGAGAAGAGGCTGAAGTATGCTCCTGATCTGCTGTCCAGCATCCGCTTTGGAACCATCTCACCCCAGGACCTTGTTAGTCATGTGCAGATCGTTCCCAGGATGATGCAAGATGCTGAGTGTCACCGTCTGTTGGTTGATGCCATGAATTATCACCTGCTGCCATTCCAGCAGAACATCCTGCAATCCAGAAGAACCAAGGTCCGTGGTGGCCAACGAGTGCTGCTCACAGTGGGTGGGCGTCCTGCCCTAACCGAAAAATCTCTCAGCAAGGACATTCTCTACAGAGATGATGACAGTGTCTGGAACAAGCTGACTGAGATGCCTGCGAAGAGCTTCAATCAGTGTGTGGCTGTTTTGGATGGCTTCCTTTACGTTGCTGGTGGTGAAGACCAGAATGATGCTAGGAACCAAGCAAAACATGCTGTCAGCAATTTTATAAG ATATGACCCCCGATTCAACACGTGGATCCACCTGGCAAACATGATTCAAAAGCGCACTCATTTCAGCCTCAACACCTTCAACGGTCTCCTGTTCGCTGTAGGAGGGCGTAATTCTGATGGCTGCCAGGCATCTGTCGAGTGCTACGTCCCATCCTCTAACCAATGGCAAATGAAATCACCAATGGAAGTCCCTAGATGTTGCCATGCCAGCACAGTTATTGATGGCAAGATCTTGATTAGCGGTGGTTACATTAACAACGCCTACTCTCGTGCTGTATGTTCTTATGACCCATCCACCGATAGCTGGCAGGACAAGAACAGCCTGAGCACCCCGAGAGGATGGCACTGTTCAGTGACCGTTGGAGACCGTGCCTATGTTCTCGGCGGCAGCCAACTGGGCGGACGTGGAGAGAGGGTGGACGTCTTGCCAGTTGAATGTTACAACCCTCACTCCGGCCAGTGGAGCTACGTCGCCCCCTTGCTGACTGGAGTGAGCACGGCTGGTGCTTCCACCTTGAATAATAAGATTTACCTCCTGGGTGGCTGGAATGAGATCGAGAAGAAGTACAAGAAATGTATTCAGGTGTTTAACCCCGATATTAACGAATGGACTGAGGATGACGAATTGCCAGAGGCAACGGTTGGTATCTCATGTTGCGTTGTCACCATCCCCACACGCAAAACACGCGAGTCGAGGGCCAGCTCTGTATCGTCCGCACCGATTAGTATATAA